The Campylobacter sp. CNRCH_2014_0184h DNA window GGTTCTTGGCTTTATTTTGAATATGATGCTAAAGATGTGCTTTATGTGCGTATTAATAAAAGAAGAAAAGTGCCTATTACAATTTTATTTAGAGCACTTGGTTATAAAAAACAAGACATTATAAAATTATTTTACCCTATACAAACTATTCATGTTAAAAAAGATAAATTCTTAACTGAATTTAATCCAAATGACTTTTTAGATAGAGTTGAGTATGACTTGAAAGATGAAAAAGGCAATGTAATTCATCAAGCTGGTAAAAGAATGACAAAGAAAAAGGCTGAACAGCTTGTAAAAGATGGGGTTAAATGGGTTGAATATCCAGTTGAAATTTTAACAAATAGGTATTTAGCTAATCCTATTATTAATAAAGAAACTGGTGAGGTTTTATTTGATTCTTTAACGCTGTTAGATGAGGGAAAACTAGCAAAAATTAAAGAGGAAAAACAGTTTGATATTGCTAATGACTTAGCTAATGGAGTAGATGCTGCTATTATTAATTCTTTCATTCAAGATAATGAAACTTTAAAATTATTAAAACAAACCGAGAATATAGATGATGAGAATGATTTAGCAGCTATTAGAATTTATAAAGTAATGAGACCAGGCGAACCAGTAGTAAAAGATGCTGCAAAAGCCTTTGTAAATGATTTATTTTTCAATCCTGAAAGATATGATCTAACAAAAGTTGGTCGTATGAAAATGAATCATAAATTAGGCTTAGATACGCCTGAATATGTTACGGTTTTAACCAATGAAGATATAGTAAAAACTGCAAAATATTTAATTAAAGTAAAAAATGGTAGAGGTCATATTGATGATAGAGACCATTTAGGTAATCGTCGTATAAGATCAATTGGAGAACTTTTAGCAAATGAACTTCATGTAGGTCTTGCTAAAATGCAAAAATCAATTAGAGATAAATTTACGGCTTTAAATACAGATATTGATAAAGTAATGCCTTATGATTTGATTAATCCTAAGACAATTACTGTAACAATTATGGAATTTTTTACCGGCGGTCAATTATCTCAATTTATGGATCAAACAAACCCATTGAGTGAAGTGACTCATAAACGTCGTTTGTCAGCACTTGGTGAAGGTGGTTTAGTAAAAGAAAGAGCAGGTTTTGAAGTACGTGATGTTCATGCAACGCATTATGGAAGAATTTGTCCTGTTGAAACTCCAGAAGGTCAAAACATCGGATTAATTAATACGCTTTCAACTTATGCTAAAGTAAATGATCTAGGCTTTGTTGAAGCACCTTATAAGAAAGTAGAAAATGGAAAAGTAAGCAATGAAATTGTATACTTGACTGCTACTCAAGAAGAGGGCTTGGTGATTGCAGCCGCTTCAACTAAAATTGATGAAAAAGGTAATATTGTTGAGGAATTTGTTGAAGCAAGACAAGATGGTGAAACAATCCTAGCAAGAAGAGAAGAAGTACATTTGATTGACCTTTGTTCAGGCATGATAGTAGGGGTTGCAGCGTCATTAATCCCATTCTTAGAGCATGATGATGCAAACAGAGCTTTAATGGGTTCAAACATGCAACGTCAAGCAGTGCCTTTACTAACCGCACAAGCACCTATAGTAGGTACTGGTATGGAAAAAATCATTGCTCGTGATGCTTGGGAGGCTATTAAAGCTAAAAGAGCAGGGATTGTAGAAAAAGTTGACAATAAAAATATTTTTATTTTGGGCGAAGATGAAAATGGACCATTTATTGATCATTATAAAATGGAAAAAAATCTAAGAACTAACCAAAATACAACTTTTATTCAACACCCGATTGTGAAAAAAGGCGAATTTATTCAAGCAGGTCAAATCATTGCAGATGGTCCAAGTATGGATCAAGGCGAACTTGCTATTGGTAAGAATGCCTTAATCGCATTTATGCCATGGCATGGGTATAACTATGAAGATGCTATTGTAATTAGTGAGAAAATTTTACGTGAAGATACTTTTACTAGTGTTCATATTTATGAAAAAGAAGTAGAGGCTAGAGAGCTTAAAGATGGTGTAGAAGAAATTACAAAAGATATTCCAAATGTAAAAGAAGAAGATTTAGCGCATCTTGATGAGAGTGGTATCGCTAAAATAGGAACTCATATAAAGCCTGGTATGATTTTGGTAGGTAAAGTTTCACCTAAGGGTGAAGTAAAACCTACACCTGAAGAAAGATTATTAAGAGCTATTTTTGGTGAAAAAGCTGGACATGTTGTAAATAAATCTTTATATGCAACCGCCTCATTAGAAGGTGTTGTTGTAGATGTAAAAATCTTTACTAAAAAAGGTTATGAAAAAGATGCACGCGCTATAAAAGCTTATGATGATGAAAAATTAAATCTTGAAAAAGAACATCATGATAGACTTTTAATGATGGATAGAGAAGAAACTTTAAGAGTATGTTCTTTACTTTCTAAATCAGCTTTAAATTCAGATGAAGAAATAAATGGTGTTAAATATAAAAAAGGCTCTAAAGTAGAAATTACAGAATTAGAAAAAATCAATCGTTTTGCATTAAATTCTTTAGTTAAAGCTTATTCTAAAGAAGTACAAAAAGAATATGATGATTTAAAAAATCATTTCCAAAATGAGAAGAAAAAACTTAAAACAGAGCATGATGAAAAATTAGAAATTTTAGAAAAAGATGATATTTTACCAAGTGGGGTAGTAAAACTTGTTAAAGTATATATCGCGACTAAGAGAAAATTGAAAGTTGGGGATAAAATGGCAGGACGCCATGGAAATAAAGGTATTGTGTCTAATATCGTTCCAGAAGTTGATATGCCATATTTACCTGATGGAAGACCTATTGATATAGCCTTAAATCCTCTAGGGGTTCCAAGTCGTATGAATATAGGACAAATTCTTGAAAGTCATTTGGGGATTGTTGGTATGAGACTAGGTGATCAAATTCAAGAAATTTTTGATAGAAAACAAAAAGATTTTGTAAAAGAATTACGTGAAAAAATTCTTGAAATTTGTAGTGTATCTAGACTTGAATTAGAAAAGAAATTTGTGCAAACTTTAAATGATGAACAGCTTATTTCTTATGCTAGAGATTGGGCTAAAGGAGTGAAATTTGCTACTCCTGTATTTGAAGGCGTAACGGTTGAAGAATTTGGTAAGCTTTTTGAAATGGCTAAAATAGCTATGGACGGAAAAAGCGAACTTTATGATGGAAGAACTGGTGAAAAAATGGCAGAGCGTGTGCATGTTGGATGTATGTATATGCTTAAATTACACCATTTAGTAGATGAAAAAGTTCACGCAAGAAGTACTGGACCTTATAGTCTTGTAACACAACAACCAGTTGGTGGTAAGGCTTTATTTGGTGGACAAAGATTTGGTGAGATGGAGGTTTGGGCTCTTGAAGCTTATGGAGCAGCTCATACTCTAAGAGAAATGTTAACCATAAAATCTGATGATGTTGAAGGTAGATTTAGTGCTTATAAAGCTTTAACAAAAGGTGAGAATGTTCCAGCAACAGGTATTCCAGAGACATTCTTTGTACTTACAAATGAATTAAAATCTCTTGCTTTAGATGTTGAGATTTTTGATAAGGATGAGAATAATGAGTAAATTTAAACCTATCGAAATAAAAGAAGATGGTAGACCTAGAGACTTTGAAGCTTTTCAATTAAGACTTGCAAGTCCTGAAAAAATCAAATCATGGTCTTATGGCGAAGTAAAAAAACCAGAAACAATTAATTATAGAACTTTAAAGCCTGAAAGAGACGGGCTTTTTTGCGCTAAAATTTTTGGACCAGTAAGAGATTATGAATGTCTTTGTGGTAAGTATAAAAAAATGCGTTTTAAAGGCATTAAGTGTGAAAAATGTGGTGTTGAAGTTACTAGTTCTAAAGTACGCCGCTCAAGAATGGGGCATATTGAGCTAGTTACACCAGTAGCACATATATGGTATGTAAATTCTTTGCCAAGTCGTATCGGTACTTTACTTGGTGTAAAGATGAAAGACTTAGAGCGCGTATTGTATTATGAAGCATATATAGTAGAAAATCCAGGTGATGCATACTATGATAATGAAAATACTAAAAAAGTTGAATTTTGTGATGTATTAAATGAAGAGCAGTATTTAAATTTAATGCAACGCTATGAAAGTAGTGGATTTAAAGCTAGAATGGGTGGTGAAGTTGTTAGAGATTTACTAGCAAATTTAGATCTTGTTGAGCTTTTAAATAAATTAAAAGAAGATATTGCAGCAACTAATTCAGAAGCAAAGAAAAAAACTATCATCAAACGCTTAAAAGTGGTGGAAAATTTCTTAAATAGTAATTTAAATACTAATACAAATAGTGATGAAGTAGTTCCAAATCGTCCTGAATGGATGATGATTACAAATTTACCTGTGTTACCACCTGATTTAAGACCTTTGGTAGCTTTAGATGGTGGAAAATTTGCAGTTTCTGATGTGAATGATTTATATAGAAGAGTTATTAATAGAAATACACGTTTAAAAAGACTTATGGAGCTTGATGCACCTGAAATTATCATTAGAAATGAAAAAAGAATGCTTCAAGAAGCAGTCGATGCTTTATTTGATAATGGTAGAAGAGCAAATGCAGTTAAAGGTGCAAATAAACGTCCATTAAAATCTTTAAGTGAAATCATCAAAGGAAAACAAGGTCGTTTCAGACAAAATCTACTTGGTAAAAGAGTGGATTTTTCAGGTCGTAGTGTTATTGTTGTTGGGCCAAAACTTAGAATGGATCAATGTGGTTTACCTAAAAAAATGGCTTTGGAATTATTTAAGCCACATTTGTTAGCTAAACTTGAAGAAAAAGGTTATGCTACCACTGTAAAACAAGCTAAAAAAATGATAGAAAATAAAACCAATGAGGTTTGGGAGTGTTTAGAAGAGGTTGTTAAAGGTCATCCTGTAATGCTTAATCGTGCACCAACCTTGCATAAGCTTTCCATCCAAGCTTTCCATCCTGTGCTTGTAGAGGGCAAGGCAATTCAACTTCATCCATTGGTGTGTGCAGCATTTAATGCTGATTTTGACGGGGATCAAATGGCTGTGCATGTGCCTTTATCACAAGAAGCAATAGCTGAGTGTAAAGTATTAATGCTCTCATCTATGAATATCTTGCTTCCAGCAAGTGGTCGTTCTGTGACTGTACCTTCTCAAGATATGGTTTTGGGGATTTATTATCTATCTTTAGAAAAAGATGGTGCTAAGGGTGAGCATAAAATTTGTACAGGTATTGAAGAGGTTATGATTGCCCTAGAAGCAAAATCTTTAGATATTCATGCAAGTATTAGAAGTGTAGTTGATGGTAGAAAAATCACTACGACTGCTGGAAGATTAATTATTAAGTCTATCTTGCCTGATTTTGTTCCTGAAAATATGTGGAATAAAGTCATGAAGAAAAAAGATATTGCAGCTTTGGTTGATTATGTTTATAAAGAAGGTGGCCTTGAAGTAAGTGCTAGCTTTTTAGATAAATTAAAAGATCTTGGTTTTGAATATGCAACAAAAGCGGGTATTTCTATTTCAATTGCTGATATTATTGTGCCTGATCAAAAGCAAAAAAGCATAGAAGAAGCTAAAAAACAAGTAAGAGAAATTCAAAATTCATATAATTTAGGTTTGATTACTTCGGGTGAAAGATATAATAAGATTATCGATATTTGGAAAAGCACTAATAATATCTTGTCAAAAGACATGATGGAGTTAATTAAAAAAGATAAAGAAGGATTTAACTCTATTTATATGATGGCAGATTCTGGTGCTAGAGGTTCAGCAGCTCAAATTTCACAGCTTGCTGCGATGAGAGGTCTTATGGCAAAACCTGATGGCTCAATCATTGAAACACCGATTATTTCAAATTTCCGTGAAGGACTTAATGTTCTTGAATATTTTATTTCAACTCATGGTGCTAGAAAAGGTCTTGCGGATACAGCATTAAAAACAGCAAATGCAGGTTATTTAACAAGAAAACTTATCGATGTGGCACAAAATGTAAAAGTTACAATGGAAGATTGTGGTGCACATGAGGGTGTTGAGATTAATGAAATTACCGCAGATGGTGTTGTGATTGAAACCTTAGAAGAAAGAATTTTAGGAAGAGTTTTAGCTGAAAATATTATTGATTCTATTACTAATGAAATTTTATTTTCAGAAGGTACTTTAGTAGATGAGGAAAAAGCTAGAGTAATTGTTGAAAGTGGTGTAAAGAGTGTAAGTATTAGAACTCCTATTACTTGTAAAGCTAAAAAAGGAGTTTGTTCTAAATGTTATGGTATTAACCTAGGTGAGGGCAAATTAGTTAAGCCAGGTGAAGCTGTAGGTATTATATCTGCTCAATCAATCGGTGAGCCAGGAACTCAGCTTACACTAAGAACTTTCCATAGTGGTGGTACTGCTAGTACAGATTTGCAAGATCGTCAAGTAGTAGCACACAAAGAAGGTTTTGTAAGATTTTATAATCTTAACACTTATGAAGATAGACAAGGTAAAACTATCGTTGCAAATCATCGCAATGCTGCTATTTTACTTGTTGAGCCAAAAATCAAAGCTCCATTTAAAGGAACTATCCATATTGAGCATGCATATGAGGATGTGGTAGTTAGCGTTAAAGCAAAAAATAATGAAGCTAAATTTATATTAAGAAAGTATGACTTAGCAAAAGCTAATGAGCTTGCTGGTGTAAGTGGTAATATTGAAGGTAAATTATATATTCCATATAGCGATGGTGCTGAAGTAGCTGAAAATGAAAGTATTGTAGAAGTAATCAAAGAGGGTTGGAATATACCAAACCGTATCCCTTATGCGAGTGAATTGTTAGTAAAAGATGGCGATCCTATCACTCAGGATATTGTAGCTGGTGCAAAAGGTACCTTGAAGTTTTATATGCTTAAAGGGGATGGTTTAGATAGAATTAGAAATCTTAAAAAAGGTGATGTAGTTAAAGAAAAAGGTGTTTTTGTTGTTATTGCTGATGAAAATGATAGAGAAGCAAAAAGACACTATATACCAAGAGATTCTGTGATTGAATTTGATGATAGTACTTTTGTGGATAATCCTAAAACTATCATAGCAAAATCAAGCAAAGAAGATAAAACTATCATTGCTGAATGGGATGCATATAATAATACTGTAATTGCAGAAGTTGCAGGTACAATTAACTTTGAAGATATTGAATCAGGCTATAGTGCTGATGAGCAAATTGATGAAGCAACTGGTAAAAGATCGCTTGTTATTAATGAGTATCTACCAAGTGGAGTGCGTCCAGCGTTGTTAATCATAGGTGAAAACGATAAAGTAGTGCGTTATCAACTCGAACCAAAAACTGTTATTTATGTAAATGATGGTGATAAGGTTAAGCAAGCTGACATCCTAGCTAAAACACCAAAGGCAGCAGCTAAATCAAAAGATATTACTGGAGGTCTTCCAAGGGTATCTGAATTATTTGAAGCAAGAAAGCCAAAAAATACTGCTGTTGTAGCTGAAATTGATGGAGTTGTTAGATTTGATAAACCTTTAAGATCAAAAGAAAGAATTATTATCCAAGCAGAAGATGGAAGTAGTGCAGAGTATTTAATTGATAAATCAAAACGCATTCAAGTAAGAGATGGTGAATTTATTCATGCGGGTGAAAAATTAACCGATGGAGTTATTTCAAGTCATGATGTGCTTAGAATTTTAGGTGAAAAAGCATTGCATTATTATCTTATTTCTGAAATTCAGCAAGTTTATCGTGGTCAAGGTGTTGTGATTTCTGATAAGCATATTGAAATCATCGTATCACAAATGCTAAGACAAGTAAAAATTGTTGATAGTGGTCATACAAACTTTATTGTAGGTGATTTGGTTTCAAGAAGAAAATTTAGAGAAGAAAATGAAAGAATTTTAAGATATGGCGGTGAACCTGCTGTAGCTGAGCCTGTGTTGCTTGGGGTTACAAGAGCAGCTATTGGAAGTGATAGTGTGATTTCGGCTGCTTCTTTCCAAGAAACAACGAAAGTTTTAACAGAAGCAAGTATTGCAGGTAAATTTGACTATCTTGAAGATCTGAAAGAAAATGTAATCTTAGGTCGCATGATTCCTGTTGGTACAGGTCTTTATGGAGATCAAAATTTAAAGCTTAAACAACAAAATTAATTTTCAATCCTAGCAATTTTGCTAGGATTTTTTAAGTATTTTATGTTTAAAATAATTGATTTAGAACAATATAAAAGAAAAGAACATTTTAACTTTTATACTCAAAATATTCCTTGCTCGTTTGAAATTACTGTTAAATTAGATATTAGTTCTTTTTATTATTTTATTAAAAACAATAATTATGAATTCTACCCTTGTTTTATCCACACTATTAGTAAAAGTATAAATGCTTTTGATAATTTTAAATTTAGTTTAGATCAAAACAAACAACTAATATGTTATGATATTATCCATCCTTCTTATACTATTTTTCATAAGGACTCTAAAACTTTTTCTGTTCTTTGGACTTTCTATAAAGAAAATTTAAATGATTTTTTATCTTTATATGAAGAGGATAAACAATTAATAAAAAACGATAAAAGTATGTTTTTAAAAGAGCCTATAGATAATCTTTTTAATATTTCTGCCATTCCTTGGGTGGCTTTTGAGAATTTTTCTTTACACTTGCCAAAAAAAGAGCAGTATTTCTTTCCTATTATAACAAGTGGAAAGATTATAAAAGAAAATAAAAAAATTCTCATTCCTTTTAGTATTAATGTTAATCATGCCAGCAATGATGCTTATCACATTTATTTGTTTTTAGAAAAACTCCAAGAAAACCTTAATAGTTTATAATTTTATAAGTAAAATTTAGATATTATCCAAAGTTTATTATTTTATTAATGAAAGGAATTACTGTGCCAACCATAAATCAATTGGTTAGAAAAGAGCGCAAAAAAGTTTTAGAAAAATCTAAATCACCAGCGCTTAAAAATTGCCCACAAAGAAGGGGAGTTTGTACTAGGGTTTATACAACAACTCCTAAAAAACCAAACTCAGCGTTAAGAAAAGTTGCCAAAGTAAGACTTACAAGTGGCTTTGAAGTTATTAGTTATATCGGTGGTGAAGGTCACAACCTACAAGAACACAGCATCGTTTTAGTGCGTGGTGGTAGGGTAAAAGACTTACCAGGTGTTAAGTATCACATTGTTCGTGGTGCCTTAGATACTGCAGGTGTTGCAAAAAGAACTGTTTCTCGTTCTAAATATGGTGCAAAACGCCCTAAAGCAGCAGCTAAGTAATAAGATTGCAGACAAATCCGTTAGATTTGATTTTGTTTGAGTAAAATTATAAATTTGAAGGAAAATTATGAGAAGAAGAAAAGCTCCGGTAAGAGAAGTCTTGCCAGATCCGATTTATGGAAACAAAGTAATTACAAAATTCATTAATTCTTTAATGTATGATGGTAAAAAAAGCACAGCTACTACTATTATGTATGGTGCTTTAGAAGCTATCGATAAAAAAGGTGGAGAAAAAAAAGGTATAGAAATTTTTAATGATGCTATTGAAAATATTAAGCCTTTATTAGAAGTTAAATCTCGTCGTGTTGGTGGTGCTACTTATCAAGTTCCAGTAGAAGTACGCCCAGCTAGACAACAAGCTTTAGCTATAAGATGGATTATTTCTTTTGCTAGAAAAAGAAGTGAAAGAACTATGATTGAAAAATTAGCAGCTGAATTATTAGACGCAGCTAATAGTAAAGGCGCTTCATTTAAGAAGAAAGAAGATACTTATAAAATGGCAGAAGCTAATAAAGCATTTGCTCATTATCGTTGGTAAGAGGAGTAAAACATGTCAAGAAGTACTCCTTTAAAAAGAGTTAGAAATATAGGTATTGCAGCTCACATTGATGCTGGTAAAACAACTACTAGTGAAAGAATTCTTTTCTTTACAGGTATGAGTCATAAAATTGGCGAAGTACATGATGGTGCGGCTACAATGGACTGGATGGAACAAGAAAAAGAAAGAGGTATTACAATTACTTCTGCTGCTACAACTTGTTTTTGGAAAAATCACCAAATCAACCTTATAGACACTCCAGGCCACGTTGACTTTACAATCGAAGTTGAAAGATCAATGCGTGTTTTAGATGGTGCTGTTGCAGTATTTTGTTCAGTAGGTGGAGTTCAACCACAATCAGAAACTGTTTGGAGACAAGCTAATAAATACGGTGTTCCAAGAATTGTTTTTGTAAATAAAATGGATAGAATTGGTGCAAATTTCTTTAATGTAGAAGAGCAAATTAAAAATCGCTTAAAAGGCAACCCAGTTCCACTTCAAATTCCAATTGGTGCTGAAGATAATTTCAAAGGCGTGATTGATCTTATCACCATGAAAGCTTTAGTATGGGAAGATGAAAGCAAACCAACCGATTATGTAGAAAAAGAAATTCCAGCTGAGCTTAAAGAAAAGGCTGAAGAATATCGTGTAAAAATGATAGAAGCTGTTTCTGAAACAAGCGATGAATTAATGGAAAAATATTTAGGTGGTGAAGAGCTTACTCAAGAAGAAATCAAAGCAGGTATTAAAGCAGGATGTTTAAGTCTTTCTATGGTTCCTATGCTTTGTGGTACGGCTTTTAAAAACAAAGGTGTTCAACCATTGCTTGATGCTGTTGTTGCTTATTTACCAGCTCCTGATGAAGTTGCTAATATCAAAGGTGAGTATGAAGATGGTACAGAAGTTTCTGTAAAATCAACTGATGATGGTGAATTTGCAGGTCTTGCATTTAAAATTATGACTGACCCATTTGTTGGACAATTAACTTTCGTTCGTGTATATAGAGGGAGTTTAGAAAGTGGTTCTTATGCATATAATTCAACAAAAGATAAAAAAG harbors:
- the rpoB gene encoding DNA-directed RNA polymerase subunit beta codes for the protein MLNSQSGNRLRIDFSNVPQQIDIPNLLQLQKKSFDYFLNIDAKNSESGIEKVFKSIFPIHDPQNRLSLEYVSSEVGKPKYTIRECMERGLTYSVNLKMKIRLTLHEKDEKTGEKIGIKDIKEQEIYIREIPLMTDRISFIINGVERVVVNQLHRSPGVIFKEEESSTVANKLVYTAQIIPDRGSWLYFEYDAKDVLYVRINKRRKVPITILFRALGYKKQDIIKLFYPIQTIHVKKDKFLTEFNPNDFLDRVEYDLKDEKGNVIHQAGKRMTKKKAEQLVKDGVKWVEYPVEILTNRYLANPIINKETGEVLFDSLTLLDEGKLAKIKEEKQFDIANDLANGVDAAIINSFIQDNETLKLLKQTENIDDENDLAAIRIYKVMRPGEPVVKDAAKAFVNDLFFNPERYDLTKVGRMKMNHKLGLDTPEYVTVLTNEDIVKTAKYLIKVKNGRGHIDDRDHLGNRRIRSIGELLANELHVGLAKMQKSIRDKFTALNTDIDKVMPYDLINPKTITVTIMEFFTGGQLSQFMDQTNPLSEVTHKRRLSALGEGGLVKERAGFEVRDVHATHYGRICPVETPEGQNIGLINTLSTYAKVNDLGFVEAPYKKVENGKVSNEIVYLTATQEEGLVIAAASTKIDEKGNIVEEFVEARQDGETILARREEVHLIDLCSGMIVGVAASLIPFLEHDDANRALMGSNMQRQAVPLLTAQAPIVGTGMEKIIARDAWEAIKAKRAGIVEKVDNKNIFILGEDENGPFIDHYKMEKNLRTNQNTTFIQHPIVKKGEFIQAGQIIADGPSMDQGELAIGKNALIAFMPWHGYNYEDAIVISEKILREDTFTSVHIYEKEVEARELKDGVEEITKDIPNVKEEDLAHLDESGIAKIGTHIKPGMILVGKVSPKGEVKPTPEERLLRAIFGEKAGHVVNKSLYATASLEGVVVDVKIFTKKGYEKDARAIKAYDDEKLNLEKEHHDRLLMMDREETLRVCSLLSKSALNSDEEINGVKYKKGSKVEITELEKINRFALNSLVKAYSKEVQKEYDDLKNHFQNEKKKLKTEHDEKLEILEKDDILPSGVVKLVKVYIATKRKLKVGDKMAGRHGNKGIVSNIVPEVDMPYLPDGRPIDIALNPLGVPSRMNIGQILESHLGIVGMRLGDQIQEIFDRKQKDFVKELREKILEICSVSRLELEKKFVQTLNDEQLISYARDWAKGVKFATPVFEGVTVEEFGKLFEMAKIAMDGKSELYDGRTGEKMAERVHVGCMYMLKLHHLVDEKVHARSTGPYSLVTQQPVGGKALFGGQRFGEMEVWALEAYGAAHTLREMLTIKSDDVEGRFSAYKALTKGENVPATGIPETFFVLTNELKSLALDVEIFDKDENNE
- the rpoC gene encoding DNA-directed RNA polymerase subunit beta' translates to MSKFKPIEIKEDGRPRDFEAFQLRLASPEKIKSWSYGEVKKPETINYRTLKPERDGLFCAKIFGPVRDYECLCGKYKKMRFKGIKCEKCGVEVTSSKVRRSRMGHIELVTPVAHIWYVNSLPSRIGTLLGVKMKDLERVLYYEAYIVENPGDAYYDNENTKKVEFCDVLNEEQYLNLMQRYESSGFKARMGGEVVRDLLANLDLVELLNKLKEDIAATNSEAKKKTIIKRLKVVENFLNSNLNTNTNSDEVVPNRPEWMMITNLPVLPPDLRPLVALDGGKFAVSDVNDLYRRVINRNTRLKRLMELDAPEIIIRNEKRMLQEAVDALFDNGRRANAVKGANKRPLKSLSEIIKGKQGRFRQNLLGKRVDFSGRSVIVVGPKLRMDQCGLPKKMALELFKPHLLAKLEEKGYATTVKQAKKMIENKTNEVWECLEEVVKGHPVMLNRAPTLHKLSIQAFHPVLVEGKAIQLHPLVCAAFNADFDGDQMAVHVPLSQEAIAECKVLMLSSMNILLPASGRSVTVPSQDMVLGIYYLSLEKDGAKGEHKICTGIEEVMIALEAKSLDIHASIRSVVDGRKITTTAGRLIIKSILPDFVPENMWNKVMKKKDIAALVDYVYKEGGLEVSASFLDKLKDLGFEYATKAGISISIADIIVPDQKQKSIEEAKKQVREIQNSYNLGLITSGERYNKIIDIWKSTNNILSKDMMELIKKDKEGFNSIYMMADSGARGSAAQISQLAAMRGLMAKPDGSIIETPIISNFREGLNVLEYFISTHGARKGLADTALKTANAGYLTRKLIDVAQNVKVTMEDCGAHEGVEINEITADGVVIETLEERILGRVLAENIIDSITNEILFSEGTLVDEEKARVIVESGVKSVSIRTPITCKAKKGVCSKCYGINLGEGKLVKPGEAVGIISAQSIGEPGTQLTLRTFHSGGTASTDLQDRQVVAHKEGFVRFYNLNTYEDRQGKTIVANHRNAAILLVEPKIKAPFKGTIHIEHAYEDVVVSVKAKNNEAKFILRKYDLAKANELAGVSGNIEGKLYIPYSDGAEVAENESIVEVIKEGWNIPNRIPYASELLVKDGDPITQDIVAGAKGTLKFYMLKGDGLDRIRNLKKGDVVKEKGVFVVIADENDREAKRHYIPRDSVIEFDDSTFVDNPKTIIAKSSKEDKTIIAEWDAYNNTVIAEVAGTINFEDIESGYSADEQIDEATGKRSLVINEYLPSGVRPALLIIGENDKVVRYQLEPKTVIYVNDGDKVKQADILAKTPKAAAKSKDITGGLPRVSELFEARKPKNTAVVAEIDGVVRFDKPLRSKERIIIQAEDGSSAEYLIDKSKRIQVRDGEFIHAGEKLTDGVISSHDVLRILGEKALHYYLISEIQQVYRGQGVVISDKHIEIIVSQMLRQVKIVDSGHTNFIVGDLVSRRKFREENERILRYGGEPAVAEPVLLGVTRAAIGSDSVISAASFQETTKVLTEASIAGKFDYLEDLKENVILGRMIPVGTGLYGDQNLKLKQQN
- a CDS encoding CatA-like O-acetyltransferase, which codes for MFKIIDLEQYKRKEHFNFYTQNIPCSFEITVKLDISSFYYFIKNNNYEFYPCFIHTISKSINAFDNFKFSLDQNKQLICYDIIHPSYTIFHKDSKTFSVLWTFYKENLNDFLSLYEEDKQLIKNDKSMFLKEPIDNLFNISAIPWVAFENFSLHLPKKEQYFFPIITSGKIIKENKKILIPFSINVNHASNDAYHIYLFLEKLQENLNSL
- the rpsL gene encoding 30S ribosomal protein S12, with the protein product MPTINQLVRKERKKVLEKSKSPALKNCPQRRGVCTRVYTTTPKKPNSALRKVAKVRLTSGFEVISYIGGEGHNLQEHSIVLVRGGRVKDLPGVKYHIVRGALDTAGVAKRTVSRSKYGAKRPKAAAK
- the rpsG gene encoding 30S ribosomal protein S7 — its product is MRRRKAPVREVLPDPIYGNKVITKFINSLMYDGKKSTATTIMYGALEAIDKKGGEKKGIEIFNDAIENIKPLLEVKSRRVGGATYQVPVEVRPARQQALAIRWIISFARKRSERTMIEKLAAELLDAANSKGASFKKKEDTYKMAEANKAFAHYRW
- the fusA gene encoding elongation factor G, with product MSRSTPLKRVRNIGIAAHIDAGKTTTSERILFFTGMSHKIGEVHDGAATMDWMEQEKERGITITSAATTCFWKNHQINLIDTPGHVDFTIEVERSMRVLDGAVAVFCSVGGVQPQSETVWRQANKYGVPRIVFVNKMDRIGANFFNVEEQIKNRLKGNPVPLQIPIGAEDNFKGVIDLITMKALVWEDESKPTDYVEKEIPAELKEKAEEYRVKMIEAVSETSDELMEKYLGGEELTQEEIKAGIKAGCLSLSMVPMLCGTAFKNKGVQPLLDAVVAYLPAPDEVANIKGEYEDGTEVSVKSTDDGEFAGLAFKIMTDPFVGQLTFVRVYRGSLESGSYAYNSTKDKKERIGRLLKMHSNKREEIKTLYAGEIGAVVGLKDTLTGDTLASEKDKVILERMDFPDPVISVAVEPKTKADQEKMSIALNKLAQEDPSFRVSTDEESGQTIISGMGELHLEIIVDRMLREFKVEAEVGQPQVAYRETIRKTVEQEYKYAKQSGGRGQYGHVFLRLEPLEPGSGYEFINDIKGGVIPKEYIPAVDKGVQEALQNGVLAGYPVEDVKVTVYDGSYHEVDSSEMAFKLAASMGFKEGARKAGAVILEPMMKVEVETPEEYMGDVIGDLNKRRGQVNSMDERGGNKIITAFCPLAEMFGYSTDLRSQTQGRATYSMEFDHYDEVPKNVSEEIIKKRNG